A portion of the Enterobacter sp. SA187 genome contains these proteins:
- a CDS encoding cellulose biosynthesis protein BcsC encodes MTIKTARTLSTLCVSGVLALATAGIAQAAPNDAVLKALFDQANYWHEKSHDDLANESLKKVLMVDANNTQALYLMALWAQQGGDLKAAAQWRARLAAVSPDDSGLQALDNAKQLSQVPQGQLTLARQQARSGNIPAALATWRSLFNGDTPPPSLAPEYYLTMGSDKAMYPQALSEIQRFVAQNPQDNAARVALGKMLTWREETRRDGIMQLEQMASGNKEADDGLRQALLWLGPQAGDEQFYDNYLQRHPKDSDVQAYYRKSIGGAAKGEGYNALNSGNTSDARRQFEQVLQTNPEDADALAGLGYIAQRSGDYQAAAQYLSRAASQGGEASAERKAQAEDAAFYGQLAQAQQALKEGNVSQALALSAPLAQQSGERGTAAKLFRADVLRHNKDYPQAEQTLREVLNDQPQNAAARENLYYVLRDQNKAEEAQTVLRTLPAGLQAKLQPRVVTGLPGDPIRRQAQQLAASGNTSQAIAVLQQGVARLPDDPWLRLDLARLLQKNGNDSEASSVIAPASRPGAGASSLYAAALFASENGAWQQAQTLLSRISPASQNGQMRDLAKRVNYNLQMATAGRYLAQGNTLAAANTLKTLTATPPESPVDAGKLARLLAQSGDLTGAVALVRENMRAGVQGNAGDYADQIAVLNKAGLNSEAQSFLARPEIQARSTPTQLAGLRTGYVINEADALREQGNYAAAYDKLMRALQSDPQNTDLMFAMGRLYQTGKMNKEAGVVYDYLMTRDTDSQDARVGAIDVALAENNVEKADSLARGLRADNSADRMLLLARLEEAKGNHQQAMTYLRSARGKLVGLDASNGAATPTIGGVLVADNPFVRTSTSAGQTASASVYGQTLPWQVAQVAGEPGSTLPGTTRTDLPVETAQARTLRQVDDMMQSMEQKTGMWMQGGVEVRGRDGESGTSKLTEAKAPLTWSSSPFGESRFEFTATPITLSAGSASGDTWRRYGTNPIDNAISNISSSIENAQNSVDPTAAAFADLQGYNAENLSPLTDTGLANLNSLNESGRLKALSVSNFKSSLDNKITSSTDSQKASGVELAMALSGESYRLDIGTTPLGQDLSTLVGGVQWSPKLTDYLTLIIKGERRAVTDSLLSYVGMKDAYSGKTWGRVTKNGGNVQLGYDDGDAGFYVGGGGYSYLGENVASNTSMNASAGVYLRPFHDDYRQLQTGLNVSWMDFSKNLSYYTYGQGGYFSPQNYVSVSLPVDFSQKINNWKLSLGGSVGYQSYTQDSSDYFPTDAGAQGLMKELYDLGYARDYRYKGGSESGIGYTMRAGVDYNVNKSMTVGGKVGYDTFGNYNESTAGLYFRYLLGDK; translated from the coding sequence ATGACCATAAAAACCGCCCGCACGTTATCCACCCTCTGTGTTTCGGGCGTACTGGCGCTGGCAACGGCGGGGATAGCGCAGGCCGCGCCCAATGACGCGGTGCTGAAGGCCTTATTCGACCAGGCCAATTACTGGCATGAAAAGTCTCACGACGATCTGGCGAACGAATCGCTGAAGAAAGTGTTGATGGTGGATGCCAATAACACCCAGGCGCTGTACCTGATGGCGCTGTGGGCGCAGCAGGGCGGCGATCTGAAAGCGGCCGCGCAGTGGCGCGCCCGGCTGGCGGCCGTATCGCCGGACGACAGCGGGCTACAGGCGCTGGATAACGCCAAACAGCTGTCGCAGGTGCCGCAGGGACAACTGACGCTGGCCCGCCAGCAGGCGCGCAGCGGCAATATTCCCGCCGCGCTCGCCACCTGGCGCAGCCTGTTTAACGGCGATACGCCGCCGCCCAGTCTCGCCCCGGAATACTATCTGACCATGGGAAGCGACAAAGCCATGTATCCGCAGGCGCTCAGTGAGATCCAGCGATTCGTGGCGCAAAACCCGCAGGATAACGCCGCCCGCGTGGCGCTGGGCAAAATGCTGACGTGGCGCGAAGAGACGCGCCGCGACGGCATCATGCAGCTTGAGCAGATGGCGAGCGGCAACAAAGAGGCGGACGATGGCCTGCGTCAGGCGCTGCTGTGGCTGGGGCCGCAGGCAGGGGATGAACAGTTTTACGATAACTACCTGCAACGCCATCCGAAGGACAGCGACGTACAGGCGTATTACCGCAAAAGCATCGGCGGCGCGGCGAAAGGCGAGGGCTATAACGCGCTGAACAGCGGCAACACCAGCGATGCCCGCCGCCAGTTTGAGCAGGTGCTGCAAACCAACCCGGAAGACGCGGATGCGCTGGCGGGGCTGGGGTATATCGCCCAGCGTTCCGGCGACTATCAGGCCGCGGCGCAATATCTTAGCCGCGCGGCCAGCCAGGGGGGCGAGGCCTCTGCCGAACGTAAAGCTCAGGCTGAAGATGCCGCCTTCTATGGTCAACTGGCCCAGGCGCAGCAGGCGCTGAAAGAGGGCAACGTCAGCCAGGCGCTGGCGTTATCCGCGCCGCTGGCGCAGCAAAGCGGCGAGCGCGGCACGGCGGCGAAGCTGTTCCGCGCCGATGTGTTGCGTCACAACAAAGATTATCCGCAGGCGGAGCAGACGCTGCGCGAGGTGCTGAACGATCAGCCTCAGAATGCCGCCGCGCGGGAAAACCTCTATTACGTGCTGCGCGATCAGAATAAAGCTGAAGAAGCGCAGACCGTATTACGCACGCTGCCCGCCGGTTTACAGGCGAAACTGCAACCGCGCGTGGTCACCGGCTTGCCGGGCGATCCGATCCGTCGTCAGGCGCAACAGCTGGCGGCGAGCGGTAACACCAGCCAGGCGATTGCCGTGCTGCAACAGGGCGTCGCCCGTCTGCCGGACGATCCCTGGCTGCGTCTCGATTTAGCGCGCCTGCTGCAAAAAAACGGCAATGACAGCGAAGCCAGCTCGGTGATCGCCCCGGCCTCTCGCCCTGGCGCGGGAGCCAGTTCGCTGTATGCGGCGGCGCTGTTTGCCAGTGAAAACGGTGCCTGGCAACAGGCGCAAACGCTGTTGTCGCGTATTTCTCCGGCCAGTCAGAACGGGCAGATGCGCGATCTGGCGAAACGGGTGAACTACAACCTGCAAATGGCGACCGCCGGGCGCTATCTGGCGCAGGGTAATACTCTTGCCGCCGCCAACACGCTGAAAACCCTGACCGCCACGCCGCCTGAAAGCCCGGTGGATGCGGGTAAACTGGCGCGTCTGCTGGCGCAAAGCGGCGATCTGACTGGCGCGGTAGCGCTGGTGCGGGAAAACATGCGCGCGGGGGTGCAGGGCAACGCCGGGGATTATGCCGATCAGATCGCCGTGCTGAACAAGGCGGGCCTGAACAGCGAAGCCCAGAGTTTCCTGGCCCGTCCGGAGATTCAGGCGCGCAGCACGCCGACGCAACTGGCAGGCTTACGCACCGGTTATGTCATCAATGAAGCCGATGCGCTGCGCGAGCAGGGTAACTATGCGGCGGCCTATGACAAGCTGATGCGCGCCCTGCAAAGCGATCCGCAGAATACCGATCTGATGTTCGCCATGGGCCGTCTCTACCAGACCGGCAAAATGAACAAAGAGGCCGGGGTGGTCTATGACTACCTGATGACCCGCGACACCGACAGCCAGGATGCGCGCGTCGGTGCGATTGACGTGGCGCTGGCGGAAAATAATGTCGAAAAAGCCGACTCGCTGGCCCGCGGTCTGCGGGCGGATAACTCTGCCGACCGGATGTTGCTGCTGGCCCGTCTGGAAGAGGCGAAGGGCAACCATCAGCAGGCCATGACTTATCTGCGCAGCGCGCGCGGCAAGCTGGTGGGCCTGGATGCGTCAAACGGCGCGGCGACGCCGACCATTGGCGGCGTGCTGGTGGCGGATAACCCCTTCGTGCGCACCAGTACCTCCGCGGGGCAGACGGCGTCCGCATCGGTTTACGGCCAGACGCTGCCGTGGCAGGTAGCGCAGGTGGCAGGTGAACCTGGCAGTACGCTGCCGGGCACCACCCGCACCGATCTGCCTGTGGAAACCGCCCAGGCGCGTACGCTGCGTCAGGTGGATGACATGATGCAGAGCATGGAGCAGAAAACCGGCATGTGGATGCAGGGCGGCGTGGAAGTGCGTGGACGCGATGGCGAATCCGGCACCAGCAAGCTGACCGAAGCCAAAGCGCCGTTAACCTGGTCCAGCTCGCCCTTTGGCGAGTCGCGCTTTGAGTTCACCGCCACGCCAATCACCCTGAGCGCAGGCAGCGCCTCGGGCGACACCTGGCGGCGCTATGGCACTAACCCTATTGATAATGCCATCAGCAATATCTCCTCATCCATTGAGAATGCGCAGAACTCCGTCGATCCGACGGCGGCAGCCTTCGCCGATTTGCAGGGCTACAATGCGGAAAATCTCTCCCCGCTGACCGACACTGGCCTTGCCAATCTGAACAGCCTTAATGAATCCGGTCGCCTGAAGGCGCTCAGCGTATCGAACTTCAAATCCAGCCTGGATAACAAGATAACCTCCTCTACCGACTCGCAGAAAGCGAGCGGCGTCGAGCTGGCGATGGCGCTGAGCGGCGAAAGTTACCGACTGGATATTGGCACCACGCCGCTGGGCCAGGATCTCAGTACGCTGGTGGGCGGCGTACAGTGGTCGCCGAAGCTGACCGATTATCTGACGCTGATCATCAAAGGCGAACGCCGCGCGGTCACCGACAGCCTGCTCTCCTATGTCGGCATGAAAGACGCCTATTCGGGTAAAACCTGGGGGCGGGTGACGAAAAACGGCGGTAACGTACAGCTTGGCTATGATGACGGCGACGCGGGCTTTTATGTCGGCGGCGGCGGTTACAGTTATCTCGGCGAAAACGTGGCCAGCAACACCAGCATGAACGCCAGCGCCGGGGTGTATCTGCGTCCGTTCCACGACGATTACCGCCAGCTACAAACCGGCCTGAACGTCAGCTGGATGGATTTCTCGAAAAACCTCAGCTACTACACCTACGGGCAGGGCGGCTATTTCAGCCCGCAGAACTACGTCAGCGTCTCTTTACCGGTTGATTTTAGCCAGAAAATCAACAACTGGAAGCTCAGCCTTGGCGGATCTGTAGGCTATCAGTCCTATACCCAGGACAGCAGCGACTACTTCCCGACCGATGCCGGGGCGCAGGGGCTGATGAAAGAGCTTTATGACCTGGGCTACGCGCGTGATTATCGCTATAAAGGCGGATCGGAAAGCGGCATCGGCTACACCATGCGCGCGGGCGTGGATTACAACGTGAATAAAAGCATGACCGTCGGCGGGAAAGTCGGCTATGACACCTTCGGCAACTATAACGAAAGCACCGCCGGACTCTATTTCCGCTATTTGTTAGGAGACAAATAA
- the bcsA gene encoding UDP-forming cellulose synthase catalytic subunit, whose product MKKFLFYLLVLALAPAAVLVVITPMDSQKQYIFGLISIGILFLMGFSKKRSISVIMVVMSILMSTRYMYFRVTQTLHFNSEIETILGMGLFLAEVYIWIMLLLNYLQTIWPLKREIVPLPEDMNQWPTVDVYIPTYNESLDVVRDTVLAAQCIDYPKDKMKIYILDDGKRREFAVFAADVGVGYITRNEHSHAKAGNLNHAMKLTHGELITVFDCDHVATRIFLQATVGGFLTDPKLALVQTPHYFYSPDPFERNLSVGRNIPNEGQLFYGPIQQGNDNWNATFFCGSCAVIRRSALEEIGGFAVETVTEDAHTALKMQRLGWKSAFLDIPLAAGLATERLVLHVIQRTRWARGMTQIFRVDNPLFGRGLTIQQRLCYLSAMMYYQFALPRIAFLTAPLAYLLFNLNIIYSSASLVFAYALPHLFLAIYLNSRMNGRHRYSFWGEIYDLVLAFHLVLPTAVTMLFPKRGKFNVTDKGALLNVGYFDFRVVRPHLVVAILLAIAVIWGLVRAFAHDHFGVDPKVIALNVFWGLYSLIFLLAAIAVARETRQTRKTIRIDVKIPVLIHYASGISSRSETLDLSMGGCRIVAPDERHLNDEIEEVELLLQSGAISIPVTTMGVDGEFIRLKFAEDIPLSRRRELVRVVLSRADAWINPPKPQDNPFRSMLTIMRCVFDLFWLTWKTRRENRRQRALLNASPEDGSL is encoded by the coding sequence ATGAAAAAGTTCCTGTTTTATTTGCTGGTGCTGGCACTGGCGCCTGCTGCCGTGCTGGTCGTCATTACGCCCATGGACAGCCAGAAACAGTATATTTTTGGATTGATCAGCATCGGGATTTTATTCCTGATGGGCTTTTCTAAAAAACGTAGCATTTCGGTGATCATGGTGGTGATGTCGATATTAATGTCGACCCGCTATATGTATTTCCGCGTCACGCAAACCCTCCATTTTAATTCCGAGATTGAGACGATCCTCGGCATGGGATTATTTCTGGCGGAAGTCTATATCTGGATCATGCTGCTGCTGAACTATTTGCAGACCATCTGGCCGCTGAAGCGCGAAATTGTGCCCTTGCCGGAGGATATGAACCAGTGGCCGACCGTTGACGTTTATATCCCGACCTATAACGAATCCCTCGACGTGGTGCGCGACACCGTGCTGGCGGCGCAGTGCATTGATTATCCGAAAGATAAAATGAAAATTTATATTCTGGATGATGGCAAGCGCCGTGAATTCGCGGTCTTTGCCGCCGATGTCGGCGTCGGCTATATCACGCGTAATGAGCACTCGCACGCGAAAGCGGGCAACCTGAACCACGCCATGAAACTGACCCACGGCGAGCTGATCACCGTCTTCGACTGCGACCACGTGGCAACGCGTATTTTCCTGCAGGCGACGGTGGGCGGTTTTCTCACGGATCCGAAACTGGCGCTGGTACAGACGCCGCACTATTTCTATTCGCCGGATCCCTTCGAGCGTAACCTTTCCGTCGGCCGCAATATTCCTAACGAAGGCCAGCTGTTCTACGGCCCGATCCAGCAGGGTAACGATAACTGGAACGCCACCTTTTTCTGCGGCTCCTGTGCGGTGATCCGCCGTAGCGCGCTGGAAGAGATTGGCGGCTTCGCTGTGGAAACCGTCACCGAGGATGCGCATACCGCGCTGAAAATGCAGCGTCTGGGCTGGAAATCCGCTTTTCTGGATATTCCACTGGCGGCGGGGCTGGCGACCGAGCGTCTGGTGCTGCACGTTATTCAGCGCACCCGCTGGGCGCGTGGCATGACGCAGATCTTCCGTGTCGATAACCCGCTGTTCGGCCGCGGCCTGACCATTCAGCAACGTCTGTGTTATCTCAGCGCGATGATGTATTACCAGTTCGCCCTGCCGCGCATTGCGTTTCTGACCGCGCCGCTGGCGTATCTGCTGTTTAACCTCAACATCATTTACTCCTCCGCAAGCCTGGTTTTTGCCTATGCGCTGCCGCACCTGTTCCTCGCGATTTATCTCAACTCGCGGATGAACGGTCGTCACCGCTACAGCTTCTGGGGCGAAATTTATGACCTGGTGCTGGCCTTCCATCTGGTACTGCCGACGGCGGTCACCATGCTGTTTCCGAAACGCGGCAAGTTTAACGTTACCGATAAAGGCGCGCTGCTGAACGTCGGCTACTTTGATTTCCGGGTCGTGCGCCCGCATCTGGTGGTGGCGATCCTGCTCGCCATTGCGGTGATCTGGGGCCTGGTGCGCGCTTTCGCCCATGACCATTTTGGCGTCGATCCTAAGGTTATCGCTCTCAACGTGTTCTGGGGACTCTACAGCCTGATCTTCCTGCTGGCGGCTATTGCCGTGGCGCGGGAAACCCGTCAGACGCGGAAAACCATCCGTATCGATGTGAAGATCCCGGTATTGATCCATTACGCCAGCGGTATCTCGTCGCGCAGCGAAACCCTCGATCTGTCGATGGGCGGCTGCCGTATCGTCGCGCCGGATGAACGCCATTTAAATGATGAAATCGAAGAAGTGGAGCTGTTATTACAGTCCGGTGCCATCAGCATTCCGGTGACCACCATGGGCGTGGACGGTGAATTTATTCGCCTGAAGTTTGCGGAAGATATTCCGCTCTCACGTCGCCGTGAACTGGTACGGGTGGTGCTGTCCCGCGCTGATGCGTGGATCAACCCGCCGAAGCCGCAGGACAACCCGTTCCGCTCGATGCTCACCATCATGCGCTGTGTGTTCGACCTGTTCTGGCTGACGTGGAAAACGCGCCGTGAAAACCGGCGTCAGCGTGCTCTCCTCAACGCCTCACCGGAGGACGGCAGCCTATGA
- the bcsQ gene encoding cellulose biosynthesis protein BcsQ has product MPLICVCSPKGGVGKTTMTANLAYALARAGSKVLALDFDVQNALRLHFGVPLADGRGFVARAAELPDWSQFVLSAGSNMFVLPYGDATEAQREAFEDRLTHDEHFLTRGLNTLLNYPGLIIIADFPPGPSPALKALSRLADLHLVTLLADTASLSLLPQVENHRLTGDVLNRKAGHYILLNQSDNRRQISRDVTAFMEQRLGERLIGIVHRDESVGEANASQQSVFDFSPASAAAFDIELIAKKIANILDVKVGDGTVHNLPKMSGF; this is encoded by the coding sequence ATGCCGTTGATCTGTGTCTGTTCGCCCAAGGGCGGTGTCGGAAAAACAACCATGACCGCGAACCTTGCTTACGCGCTGGCACGGGCGGGAAGCAAAGTGCTGGCGCTGGATTTTGACGTGCAGAACGCGCTGCGCCTGCATTTTGGCGTGCCCCTTGCCGATGGCCGCGGTTTTGTTGCCCGCGCGGCAGAGTTGCCTGACTGGAGCCAGTTTGTATTATCGGCAGGCAGCAACATGTTCGTGCTGCCTTACGGTGACGCCACCGAAGCCCAGCGCGAAGCCTTTGAAGATCGCCTGACGCACGACGAGCATTTTCTGACCCGCGGGCTGAACACCCTGCTTAATTATCCGGGTCTGATCATTATCGCCGATTTCCCGCCCGGCCCCTCACCGGCATTAAAAGCGCTGTCACGCCTTGCGGATCTGCATCTGGTGACCCTGCTGGCGGACACGGCGTCTCTCTCGTTATTACCGCAGGTGGAAAACCACCGTCTTACCGGCGATGTGCTGAACCGCAAAGCGGGGCATTACATTCTGCTGAACCAGAGCGACAACCGTCGGCAAATCAGCCGCGACGTGACGGCCTTTATGGAGCAGCGGCTGGGTGAGCGCCTGATTGGTATCGTGCATCGCGATGAGAGCGTCGGGGAAGCGAACGCCTCGCAACAGTCCGTCTTCGATTTCAGCCCGGCCTCCGCCGCGGCCTTTGATATTGAGCTGATTGCCAAAAAGATCGCCAATATCCTTGATGTGAAAGTTGGCGATGGCACCGTTCATAACCTTCCGAAGATGTCTGGTTTCTAA
- the bcsB gene encoding cellulose biosynthesis cyclic di-GMP-binding regulatory protein BcsB: protein MKRLTRLAIIVSALFITPLYAEETLPDTLLPSDFPAPVVDTAPAAPPAFVPTVVTSLSVAQMGQPQGIVLSGGQLQGGVNFTLPVGQVMTNAQLSLNLKVSPAMATRNATMQLMLNGQPLGTVPLGAAESDVSRFQLDVPAALMVSSNTISFKINDGDAMMCQRDLTDKYRVTILPDSAFNLEGQPLDIGSDLSHFPRPFFDNMQMTPATITFAFPAKLTADTISAAALVSSWMGIQADYRGVSFAAQRDRLPEQNGILIGHPGEQIGGVSLPQSAQPTLTIIDNPANPTYKLLLVVGKDDAALRAAAWRLTRGNFDLQTASLPVEPQTIPQSKAYDAPRWIPTDRPVKLSELIRKDQSLTVNGIWHDALRVAFRAAPDLFLWDGETIPLRIGYRFPSENWIDEERSWLSMTLNDTFLHNLPVNKQGALETLWHKIGGDARQEQFDMPLEPYMIYGDNQLSLYFNIVPKASAPCSVLLNNNIKSRIDDDSWIDLSHTRHFALLPNLSYFVGASFPFTRLADYAETVLLLPENPTETQVATLLDMAARSGNATGTALSQNRVVLGMPTAGTNLQLLRDRDVLAVTGLSQHDFNAELLKSSPFVAHDNQLSVREPTQWEKIQRWMAGDWNAEIVEADRYFSSNESWRGFVSFRSPWNSERTVVTALGSNDEQLARLHGDLASARINAGIRGDAAIITNENGVRSFRVGPQYPRGEMPLHLLVIWYANQHSGLLAVLGLCFSVVIGLALYALLKRRARKRLNPGDNE from the coding sequence ATGAAACGTTTAACCCGGCTGGCGATTATCGTCAGCGCACTCTTTATCACGCCGCTTTACGCGGAAGAAACGCTGCCGGACACTCTGCTGCCGTCGGATTTCCCCGCGCCTGTGGTGGATACTGCCCCGGCTGCGCCCCCGGCCTTTGTGCCGACGGTGGTGACTTCCCTTTCCGTGGCGCAAATGGGCCAGCCGCAGGGCATCGTACTGAGCGGCGGCCAGTTGCAGGGCGGGGTGAACTTCACCCTGCCGGTCGGTCAGGTTATGACTAACGCCCAGCTGTCGCTGAACCTGAAAGTCTCACCCGCCATGGCGACCCGCAACGCCACCATGCAGCTGATGCTTAACGGCCAGCCGCTGGGCACGGTGCCGCTGGGCGCGGCGGAATCCGATGTCTCGCGCTTTCAGCTGGATGTTCCGGCGGCGCTGATGGTCTCCAGCAATACCATCAGTTTCAAAATTAATGATGGCGACGCCATGATGTGCCAGCGGGATCTGACGGATAAATACCGCGTCACCATCCTGCCTGACTCGGCGTTTAACCTCGAAGGGCAGCCGCTGGATATTGGATCGGATCTGAGCCACTTCCCGCGTCCATTCTTCGACAACATGCAGATGACGCCCGCCACTATCACTTTTGCGTTCCCGGCGAAGCTGACGGCAGATACCATCAGCGCGGCGGCGCTGGTGTCATCGTGGATGGGTATTCAGGCGGACTATCGCGGCGTCTCTTTTGCCGCGCAACGCGATCGCCTGCCGGAACAGAACGGCATTCTGATAGGGCATCCCGGTGAGCAGATCGGCGGCGTTTCGCTGCCGCAGTCGGCTCAGCCGACCCTGACCATTATCGATAATCCGGCGAATCCGACCTACAAGCTGCTGCTGGTGGTGGGGAAAGACGACGCCGCGCTGCGTGCGGCGGCCTGGCGTCTGACGCGCGGCAATTTTGATCTGCAAACCGCCAGCCTGCCGGTGGAACCCCAGACGATCCCGCAGAGCAAAGCTTACGACGCGCCGCGCTGGATCCCTACCGATCGTCCGGTGAAGCTGTCAGAGCTGATCCGTAAAGATCAGAGCCTGACCGTTAACGGTATCTGGCATGACGCCCTGCGCGTCGCCTTCCGCGCCGCGCCGGATCTGTTCCTGTGGGATGGCGAAACCATTCCGCTGCGCATCGGCTACCGTTTCCCGTCGGAAAACTGGATCGATGAAGAGCGCTCGTGGCTGAGTATGACGCTGAATGACACTTTCCTGCACAACCTGCCGGTTAACAAGCAGGGCGCGCTGGAAACCCTGTGGCATAAGATTGGCGGCGATGCGCGTCAGGAACAGTTCGACATGCCGCTGGAGCCGTACATGATTTATGGCGATAACCAGTTGTCGCTCTATTTCAATATCGTGCCGAAGGCCAGCGCGCCGTGCAGCGTGCTGCTGAACAACAACATCAAGAGCCGCATCGACGATGACTCCTGGATCGATTTGAGCCACACGCGCCACTTCGCGCTGTTGCCGAATCTCTCTTATTTCGTGGGCGCATCTTTCCCGTTCACGCGACTGGCGGACTACGCCGAGACGGTGCTGCTGCTGCCGGAAAATCCGACCGAAACCCAGGTGGCGACGCTGCTGGACATGGCCGCCCGTTCCGGTAACGCCACCGGTACGGCGCTGAGCCAGAACCGCGTGGTACTGGGGATGCCGACGGCGGGTACTAATCTGCAACTGCTGCGCGATCGCGACGTGCTGGCGGTGACCGGCCTTAGTCAGCATGACTTCAATGCTGAACTGCTGAAGTCCTCGCCCTTTGTCGCCCATGACAATCAGCTCAGCGTCCGCGAGCCGACGCAGTGGGAAAAAATCCAGCGCTGGATGGCGGGCGACTGGAACGCCGAGATCGTGGAAGCCGATCGTTACTTCTCCTCGAACGAATCCTGGCGCGGCTTTGTCAGCTTCCGTTCGCCCTGGAACAGTGAACGCACAGTGGTGACGGCGCTGGGCAGCAATGACGAGCAGCTTGCCCGTCTGCACGGCGATCTGGCCTCCGCCCGCATCAACGCCGGGATCCGCGGCGATGCCGCGATCATTACCAATGAAAACGGCGTGCGCAGTTTCCGCGTTGGCCCGCAGTATCCGCGCGGTGAAATGCCGCTGCACCTGCTGGTGATCTGGTATGCCAACCAGCACTCCGGCCTGCTGGCGGTGCTTGGCCTGTGCTTTAGCGTGGTGATCGGCCTCGCGCTGTACGCGCTGCTAAAAAGACGCGCGCGTAAACGTCTGAATCCTGGGGACAACGAGTGA
- the bcsD gene encoding cellulose biosynthesis protein BcsD, with translation MTVNSQHAPLIGWFQQQQTPPGWFDLLTIMIDGMVRNVGQVESQPFLRQMGETLAAQFPLPPAETVGELEAHINAQLRHFGWGFIDIEASDTGLTLRHQAMPISRHEEQQTRWCHAFCAILEGLYASWLQGQGGEAHVALQRERLNSLSDVLFRYHNPQ, from the coding sequence ATGACAGTGAACAGTCAACACGCGCCGCTGATCGGCTGGTTTCAGCAGCAACAAACGCCGCCGGGCTGGTTTGATCTGCTGACCATTATGATCGACGGTATGGTGCGTAATGTCGGGCAGGTGGAGAGCCAGCCGTTCCTGCGGCAGATGGGCGAAACCCTGGCGGCGCAGTTCCCGTTGCCGCCCGCTGAAACCGTCGGCGAACTGGAGGCGCATATCAATGCGCAGCTGCGTCATTTTGGCTGGGGATTTATCGATATTGAGGCCAGCGACACCGGCCTGACGCTGCGCCATCAGGCGATGCCGATCTCCCGCCACGAGGAGCAGCAAACGCGCTGGTGCCATGCTTTTTGTGCAATACTTGAAGGTCTTTACGCCAGCTGGCTTCAGGGCCAGGGCGGCGAGGCGCATGTTGCGTTGCAACGCGAACGACTGAATTCACTGTCAGACGTTCTGTTCCGTTATCACAACCCACAATGA
- a CDS encoding glycosyl hydrolase family 8 has translation MVKRVSTAIVMTVSLLFTVCAQAGPAWDTYKSRFLMPDGRIVDTGNNNVSHTEGQGYAMLMAVASNDRASFDKIWAWTNKTLKNKENGLFYWRYNPVEPDPLADKNNASDGDALIAWALLKADARWHDARYTAASDAITKAIVAHTVINFAGYRVMLPGAQGFNHNSDVTLNPSYFIFPAWQAFAERSHLVVWRELIRDANTLTAKMAWGESKLPVDWVTLHADGKMQPASKWPPRMSYDAIRIPLYVAWQNPQSPLLTPWRNWFGQFSGDKNPAWVNVMTNETAPYNMSGGLLAVRDLALGVKHGEPQIDAQEDYYSASLKMLVWLAEQE, from the coding sequence ATGGTCAAGCGCGTATCTACCGCGATAGTCATGACGGTGAGTCTGTTATTTACCGTATGCGCCCAGGCAGGCCCTGCCTGGGACACCTATAAATCCCGGTTTCTGATGCCGGACGGACGTATTGTCGATACCGGCAATAACAACGTTTCTCATACCGAAGGCCAGGGCTACGCGATGCTGATGGCGGTCGCCAGCAATGACCGCGCCAGCTTTGACAAGATCTGGGCCTGGACGAACAAGACGCTGAAGAACAAGGAAAACGGCCTGTTCTACTGGCGCTATAACCCGGTAGAGCCTGATCCCCTTGCGGATAAAAACAACGCCTCTGATGGCGATGCCTTGATCGCCTGGGCGCTGCTGAAGGCTGACGCGCGCTGGCACGATGCGCGCTATACCGCGGCGTCGGATGCCATCACTAAGGCCATTGTCGCGCATACGGTGATTAATTTCGCGGGCTATCGCGTGATGCTGCCTGGCGCGCAGGGCTTTAACCACAATAGCGATGTGACCCTGAATCCGTCCTATTTTATTTTCCCGGCATGGCAGGCGTTCGCTGAGCGTAGCCATCTCGTCGTCTGGCGTGAGCTGATCCGCGATGCGAACACGCTGACCGCGAAAATGGCCTGGGGGGAGTCGAAGCTGCCGGTTGACTGGGTCACACTGCATGCCGACGGCAAAATGCAGCCTGCCAGCAAATGGCCGCCGCGCATGAGCTACGATGCGATCCGCATTCCGCTGTATGTGGCCTGGCAGAACCCGCAAAGCCCGCTGCTAACGCCGTGGCGCAACTGGTTCGGGCAGTTCAGCGGCGATAAAAACCCGGCCTGGGTGAACGTCATGACCAACGAAACCGCGCCCTATAATATGAGCGGCGGCTTACTGGCCGTGCGGGATTTAGCGCTTGGGGTGAAGCACGGCGAACCGCAGATCGACGCGCAGGAAGATTACTATTCGGCAAGCCTGAAAATGCTGGTGTGGCTGGCAGAGCAGGAGTGA